One stretch of Gammaproteobacteria bacterium DNA includes these proteins:
- a CDS encoding transposase: MNYTYLTYDERCQISILKKVGNTLTVIADLLGRNKSTISRELARNGTNLGYQPVEEQALVVERGAACANGPRVSMGTWKFVEENLAQH; this comes from the coding sequence ATGAATTATACGTACCTCACTTACGATGAAAGATGCCAGATTTCGATTCTCAAGAAGGTCGGCAACACCCTTACGGTCATTGCCGACTTACTGGGTCGGAACAAATCAACCATTAGCCGCGAGCTAGCGCGCAATGGTACCAATCTTGGCTACCAACCCGTTGAGGAGCAAGCGCTTGTGGTGGAACGTGGGGCCGCTTGCGCCAATGGGCCTCGAGTTTCCATGGGTACCTGGAAATTCGTGGAAGAAAATCTTGCCCAGCACTGA
- a CDS encoding pilus assembly protein FimV: MGTDPGVLDRFYLSHQDDALCSSKIKTGSYVFDHKLGLGIMTRNLWLLSLLLLFTPCWQVLAETEGTYGPLHGEKTLGQIANELHRQKADYRNLPTPALVVALWRANPKVFTAPCNLNTLRKDVILTLPSAATVAAISKNEATAEVKRQSREWRRTRKTGLKCPESQVASAQSASSTAPLPSGKLATLPPQSQKPVSLQPEAPQGASQPEKPPIILPKSEVPATSASPELRQPTVASPSEKPVTPLVAEPPISTFPDLKWLELPENVIVRWEVTTHPQNPHWLQIRLKDHAGSLDLAKVAQGADRLALETVLTDDPTNHEARYRLATLQTLAKDYVNAMENLLEIVRRDRKFRDDGARKALLIIFDLLGADNDLVIRYHKRLLNLLPHYRIFAIISKKSSSYSLGLTKILEVFGQKGIPAEFTVANIDNQDDLANTVLSYAENQSMNLLISIGSESADYLSKNYNHGKIPVITCINKDPVLLGQIPGYSGGHDTNIVYTSLNVPLPIYLSYLKTLRPNLKAVGLMYDHKHKQVMVTEVAPTLKALAAEGIKVVDVAVTGADGAKAQLAERIPQAIEELRAINPDLNDVLFWMTSSTAVFSNIKTVNTYSGAIPVVASIPNAVVEGEDSAVLGIGIDRRSNAHQAALYAIQMLTQNTPPEKFEVGIVTPPDIAVNFLVARRIGLKIPFRFFENASFIYDYSGRVVRDFGVKVAH, encoded by the coding sequence ATGGGCACTGATCCCGGTGTTCTCGATCGCTTTTATCTCTCGCACCAAGATGACGCCCTATGTTCGAGCAAAATCAAGACGGGATCATACGTTTTCGACCACAAATTAGGTTTAGGAATTATGACGCGCAATTTATGGCTCTTGTCTCTCTTGTTGCTGTTCACCCCTTGCTGGCAAGTGTTAGCCGAGACAGAAGGGACCTATGGCCCGCTCCATGGAGAAAAGACGCTGGGGCAGATCGCCAATGAACTGCATCGGCAGAAGGCAGACTATCGAAACCTTCCTACCCCAGCGTTGGTAGTCGCACTTTGGCGCGCTAACCCAAAGGTATTTACCGCTCCTTGCAATCTAAATACCCTGAGAAAGGATGTTATCCTAACGCTGCCTAGCGCTGCCACAGTGGCGGCGATCTCGAAAAATGAGGCTACCGCAGAGGTGAAGCGGCAATCCCGCGAGTGGCGGCGTACCCGCAAGACTGGACTGAAATGTCCGGAGTCTCAGGTCGCGTCTGCGCAATCTGCGTCGTCGACCGCACCACTTCCGTCTGGGAAACTAGCAACACTACCGCCCCAGTCGCAAAAACCAGTATCTCTCCAACCAGAAGCGCCGCAGGGGGCGTCTCAGCCGGAAAAACCACCAATTATCCTGCCCAAGTCGGAGGTCCCCGCTACTTCCGCCTCTCCCGAATTAAGGCAACCAACGGTAGCATCTCCCTCAGAGAAACCAGTTACCCCCCTCGTCGCCGAACCACCGATCTCCACCTTTCCGGATTTGAAGTGGCTGGAACTCCCTGAAAATGTAATTGTGCGTTGGGAGGTTACTACCCACCCGCAGAATCCTCATTGGCTCCAGATTCGACTCAAAGATCATGCAGGATCTCTCGACCTGGCCAAGGTCGCGCAGGGGGCAGACCGCCTAGCCTTGGAAACCGTCCTAACCGACGACCCAACCAACCACGAAGCTCGCTATCGCCTGGCAACCCTCCAAACCCTGGCGAAGGATTACGTCAACGCCATGGAGAACCTATTGGAGATTGTGCGTCGTGACCGCAAATTTCGTGACGATGGGGCACGTAAAGCGCTGTTGATCATCTTCGACCTCCTCGGTGCCGATAACGATTTAGTAATACGTTACCACAAACGTTTGCTCAATCTATTGCCTCACTATCGCATCTTTGCCATTATCTCCAAGAAATCGAGTAGCTATTCCCTGGGGCTGACAAAAATTCTGGAGGTATTCGGCCAGAAGGGGATCCCAGCGGAATTTACAGTAGCCAATATCGACAACCAGGATGATCTGGCAAACACGGTGTTGAGCTACGCAGAAAATCAATCCATGAATTTGTTGATCTCTATTGGTTCTGAGTCAGCAGATTATCTTTCCAAGAATTATAATCACGGCAAGATTCCAGTGATCACCTGCATCAATAAGGATCCGGTATTGCTTGGACAAATTCCGGGTTATTCGGGCGGGCACGACACGAACATCGTTTATACCTCGTTAAACGTTCCCTTGCCGATCTACCTTAGCTATCTCAAAACCCTGCGACCGAATTTGAAGGCAGTCGGTCTGATGTACGATCATAAGCATAAGCAAGTAATGGTGACCGAGGTAGCGCCAACCCTCAAGGCGTTGGCCGCTGAGGGAATCAAGGTCGTTGATGTAGCCGTAACAGGGGCGGATGGAGCCAAGGCCCAACTTGCCGAGCGCATTCCTCAGGCCATTGAGGAATTACGCGCCATCAATCCAGATCTAAACGACGTATTATTCTGGATGACGAGCAGCACGGCGGTTTTCTCCAACATCAAAACCGTCAATACTTACAGCGGTGCGATCCCGGTAGTGGCCTCCATCCCCAATGCGGTGGTAGAGGGAGAGGATAGTGCCGTATTGGGGATCGGGATTGATCGCCGAAGTAATGCCCACCAGGCGGCCCTCTACGCTATCCAAATGCTGACCCAAAATACTCCACCAGAGAAATTCGAGGTGGGGATTGTGACTCCACCGGATATCGCGGTTAATTTTCTGGTGGCACGGCGCATTGGTTTGAAAATTCCCTTTCGTTTTTTCGAGAACGCCAGCTTCATCTATGATTACTCAGGTCGGGTCGTTCGTGATTTTGGCGTAAAGGTTGCTCACTAA